A genome region from Nocardia sp. NBC_00565 includes the following:
- a CDS encoding metallophosphoesterase, giving the protein MPVISTSAIRRTALGAAGAAVAGIGYASLIERNAFVLREATMPVLQPGSSSLRVLHISDLHMMPGQKLKQQWLRELDRLEPDLVINTGDNLSHQKSVPAVVQALGGLLSRPGLFVFGSNDYFAPVPKNPAKYFKKDHRRVYGAPLPWKDLRAAFTERGWLDLTHVRRDVEVSGIRIASAGVDDSHLQRDRYDTIAGAPNPLADLRIGLTHSPEPRVLDRFAEDGYDLVMAGHTHGGQLCLPGYGALVTNCGIDRSRVKGSSKWGAHTQLHVSAGLGTSPWAPYRFCCRPEATLLSLVAAPPKRPNADSGHGVSPSEAIAR; this is encoded by the coding sequence ATGCCCGTAATCTCGACCTCCGCTATCCGACGAACCGCGTTGGGAGCCGCCGGGGCCGCGGTGGCCGGTATCGGCTACGCCTCGCTGATCGAACGAAACGCCTTCGTCCTGCGCGAGGCCACGATGCCCGTGTTACAGCCGGGCTCGTCGTCGCTACGGGTGCTGCACATCAGCGATCTGCACATGATGCCCGGTCAGAAGCTCAAGCAGCAGTGGCTGCGGGAGCTGGACCGGCTGGAGCCGGATCTGGTGATCAATACCGGTGACAACCTGTCGCACCAGAAGTCGGTGCCCGCGGTGGTCCAGGCCCTCGGCGGATTGCTTTCCCGCCCGGGCCTTTTCGTTTTCGGCAGCAATGACTACTTCGCGCCGGTGCCGAAGAACCCGGCGAAGTACTTCAAGAAGGATCACCGCCGGGTATACGGCGCGCCGCTGCCGTGGAAGGACCTGCGCGCGGCCTTCACCGAGCGCGGCTGGCTCGATCTGACCCACGTCCGCCGCGACGTCGAGGTCTCGGGCATTCGGATCGCGAGCGCGGGCGTCGACGATTCGCACCTGCAGCGCGACCGCTACGACACCATCGCCGGCGCGCCGAACCCGCTCGCCGATCTGCGCATCGGCCTGACCCACTCGCCCGAACCACGGGTCCTGGATCGTTTCGCCGAGGACGGCTACGACCTGGTCATGGCCGGACATACGCACGGCGGACAGCTGTGCCTGCCCGGATACGGTGCGCTGGTCACCAACTGCGGTATCGACCGCTCCCGGGTGAAGGGCTCCTCGAAGTGGGGCGCACACACCCAACTGCACGTCTCCGCCGGACTCGGCACCTCACCGTGGGCGCCCTACCGGTTCTGCTGCCGCCCGGAGGCGACGCTGCTGAGCCTGGTCGCCGCGCCGCCCAAGCGCCCCAATGCCGATAGCGGCCATGGCGTTTCACCCTCGGAAGCCATCGCACGCTGA
- a CDS encoding RidA family protein, with product MTQWEKNLAQLGLTLPPVVAPVAAYIPAIRTGSLVYTSGQLPFVDGQLSATGKVGAEVSLEDAKEAAKLCALNAIAAVHDLVGLDAVVRIVKVVGFVASAPGFTDQPQVINGASELLGAVFGDAGVHARSAVGVAELPRNTPVEVELIAEVR from the coding sequence ATGACCCAGTGGGAGAAGAACCTCGCCCAGCTCGGTTTGACCCTACCGCCGGTCGTGGCGCCGGTCGCGGCCTACATTCCGGCGATCCGCACCGGTTCGCTCGTCTATACCTCCGGACAGTTGCCGTTCGTGGACGGTCAGCTCTCGGCGACCGGCAAGGTCGGCGCGGAGGTCTCGCTCGAAGACGCCAAGGAAGCCGCGAAGCTCTGTGCGCTCAACGCGATCGCCGCGGTGCACGACCTGGTCGGGCTCGACGCCGTCGTGCGGATCGTCAAGGTCGTCGGATTCGTCGCCTCCGCACCGGGATTCACCGATCAGCCGCAGGTCATCAATGGCGCCTCGGAGCTGCTCGGCGCGGTCTTCGGTGATGCGGGCGTGCACGCGCGCTCCGCGGTCGGCGTCGCCGAACTGCCACGCAATACTCCGGTCGAAGTCGAACTGATCGCCGAAGTGCGCTAG
- a CDS encoding GntR family transcriptional regulator — MSTRVATLADAAGRPLRDVVYTTLRGELMNGDIRFGERLTEPKLSARFGISRTPIREALTVLCSDGLLQREEYGFTPVRPSIPLIRDLYELRITLELSGIQRAIDNPAVVHDHGLLAVERAAWLVLRADPPEQEPGFVVRDEEFHVTLLTAAGNAELVRSLKAVNSRIRHVRMYDFMVNNRIETTIAEHLGILDAVLAQDLPLAYRLLHTHIGESLDVVLDRVTRAIAAMSLATD, encoded by the coding sequence ATGTCGACACGAGTGGCCACACTGGCGGACGCGGCGGGACGGCCGCTACGAGACGTGGTTTATACGACGTTGCGTGGCGAGTTGATGAACGGGGATATCAGGTTCGGGGAGCGCCTGACCGAGCCCAAGTTATCGGCTCGGTTCGGTATCTCCCGGACACCGATCCGGGAGGCGCTGACGGTGCTGTGCTCGGACGGGCTGTTGCAGCGCGAGGAGTACGGCTTCACTCCGGTGCGGCCGAGCATCCCGCTGATCCGGGATCTGTATGAGCTGCGAATCACCTTGGAGCTCAGTGGTATTCAGCGAGCGATCGATAATCCGGCGGTCGTGCACGACCACGGGCTGCTGGCGGTGGAGCGGGCGGCCTGGCTGGTCTTGCGGGCGGATCCGCCCGAACAGGAGCCCGGTTTCGTGGTTCGGGACGAGGAGTTCCACGTCACACTGCTGACGGCGGCGGGCAATGCCGAGCTGGTGCGGTCACTGAAGGCGGTGAACTCGCGGATCCGGCATGTGCGGATGTACGACTTCATGGTCAACAACCGGATCGAGACCACCATCGCCGAGCATCTGGGAATTCTGGATGCCGTACTGGCGCAAGATCTCCCGCTGGCCTACCGCCTGCTGCACACCCATATCGGCGAATCGCTGGATGTCGTCCTCGATCGGGTCACGCGGGCCATCGCCGCGATGTCCCTGGCAACTGACTAG
- a CDS encoding ArsA-related P-loop ATPase, giving the protein MPISAEPGLETGWPERADKARLHYVSGKGGTGKSTVAAALALALAAGGRRVLLVEVESRQSIAQLFDLPPLPPTETRIATADGGGEVVALALDIEHAFLEYLDMFYNLGFAGRAMRRVGAVEFVTTIAPGLRDVILTGKIKECAVRVDKQGKPAFDEIVVDAPPTGRIASFLDVTQAMVEVAKGGPIAAQAEGVSRLLHSDQTMIHLVTLLEALPVQETADAVAELTANDLRIGTVIVNRATKSQLPAEVRSKAARGDIDRDTLRAGLTEAGISLSDQDFQGLITETVEHSATLQAQDDSATELAKVDVARMYLPALADGMDLGGLYELAEHLSKQGVR; this is encoded by the coding sequence GTGCCCATTTCGGCGGAGCCGGGGCTGGAAACGGGGTGGCCGGAGCGCGCGGATAAGGCCCGCTTGCACTATGTTTCCGGCAAAGGGGGAACCGGCAAGTCGACGGTCGCCGCGGCGCTCGCGCTCGCGCTGGCCGCGGGTGGACGGCGGGTGCTGTTGGTGGAGGTGGAGAGCAGACAGTCCATTGCCCAACTGTTCGATCTGCCGCCATTGCCACCCACCGAGACCAGGATCGCCACCGCGGATGGCGGCGGTGAAGTGGTCGCGTTGGCACTCGATATCGAGCATGCCTTCCTCGAATACCTCGACATGTTCTACAACCTCGGCTTCGCCGGGCGGGCGATGCGCCGGGTCGGGGCGGTCGAATTCGTCACCACGATCGCACCTGGTCTGCGCGACGTCATCCTGACCGGCAAGATCAAGGAATGCGCGGTCCGGGTGGACAAGCAGGGCAAACCCGCCTTCGACGAGATCGTTGTCGACGCACCGCCGACCGGACGGATCGCCAGCTTCCTCGATGTCACCCAGGCGATGGTCGAGGTAGCCAAGGGTGGGCCGATCGCCGCGCAGGCCGAGGGCGTCTCGCGGCTGCTGCACTCCGACCAGACCATGATCCATCTGGTCACGCTGCTGGAGGCACTGCCGGTGCAGGAGACCGCCGACGCGGTCGCCGAACTCACCGCCAACGACTTGCGGATCGGCACCGTAATCGTGAACCGGGCGACCAAGAGCCAATTGCCCGCCGAGGTGCGCAGTAAGGCCGCGCGCGGCGATATCGACCGCGACACCCTTCGCGCCGGACTCACCGAGGCCGGAATCTCGTTGTCGGACCAGGACTTCCAGGGGCTGATCACCGAAACCGTCGAGCACTCGGCCACTTTGCAGGCACAGGACGACAGCGCCACCGAACTCGCGAAAGTGGATGTGGCGCGGATGTATCTGCCCGCCCTCGCCGACGGTATGGATCTCGGCGGGCTCTACGAACTGGCGGAACATCTAAGTAAGCAGGGGGTTCGATGA
- a CDS encoding GatB/YqeY domain-containing protein yields the protein MSELKSQLRADMTAAMKAKDKLRLATLRMLLAAIQTAEVAGAQAKELSDAEVIAVLQKEAKKRSESAEVYTQAGRGELAANEHAEARIIDEYLPTQLTDAEVADVADTAIAQVAQDLGERPGMRQMGQVMKAATAIAAGKADGSRISAAVKARL from the coding sequence ATGTCGGAACTCAAATCGCAGCTGCGGGCGGATATGACCGCCGCGATGAAAGCCAAGGACAAGCTGCGCCTGGCCACGCTCCGGATGCTGCTGGCCGCCATCCAGACCGCCGAGGTCGCGGGTGCGCAGGCCAAGGAACTCTCCGACGCCGAGGTCATTGCCGTCCTGCAGAAGGAGGCGAAGAAGCGCAGCGAGTCTGCCGAGGTCTACACCCAGGCCGGGCGCGGCGAGCTGGCCGCCAACGAGCACGCCGAGGCCCGCATCATCGACGAGTACCTGCCGACCCAGCTCACCGACGCCGAGGTCGCCGACGTCGCGGACACCGCGATCGCGCAGGTCGCCCAGGATCTCGGCGAGCGGCCGGGCATGCGGCAGATGGGCCAGGTCATGAAGGCCGCCACCGCGATCGCCGCGGGAAAGGCCGACGGTTCCCGCATCTCGGCCGCGGTGAAGGCGCGCCTGTAG
- a CDS encoding DUF4177 domain-containing protein produces MSDSTLWEYATVPLLTHATKQILDQWGADGWELVTVLPGPTGEQHVAYLKRPK; encoded by the coding sequence ATGAGTGATTCGACACTGTGGGAGTACGCGACCGTTCCGCTGTTGACGCATGCGACCAAGCAGATCCTCGACCAGTGGGGCGCCGACGGCTGGGAGCTGGTGACCGTGCTTCCGGGCCCGACCGGCGAGCAGCACGTCGCCTACCTCAAGCGCCCCAAGTAG
- a CDS encoding WhiB family transcriptional regulator codes for MHMTTPIARLDVEQAEARIAWVAQARCKEVDPDQLFVRGAAQRKAATICRHCPVLMQCGADALDNRVEFGVWGGMTERQRRALLKQHPEVTSWADFFQAQRQHQVAI; via the coding sequence ATGCACATGACAACCCCCATCGCTCGATTGGACGTAGAGCAGGCCGAAGCAAGGATCGCCTGGGTAGCCCAGGCCCGATGCAAGGAAGTAGACCCTGATCAACTGTTCGTCCGCGGCGCGGCGCAGCGCAAGGCGGCGACGATCTGCAGGCACTGCCCGGTGCTGATGCAGTGTGGGGCCGATGCTCTCGATAATCGAGTGGAGTTCGGAGTGTGGGGTGGTATGACCGAACGGCAGCGTCGCGCGCTGCTGAAGCAGCACCCGGAGGTGACCTCGTGGGCCGACTTCTTCCAGGCCCAGCGTCAGCATCAGGTCGCCATCTGA
- a CDS encoding ArsA family ATPase: MTAPNVAAPLDISRIIEDRTARVVVCCGAGGVGKTTTAAAIALRAAERGRKVVVLTIDPARRLAQSLGVADLDNAPQRVALGPEAKGELHAMMLNMRRTFDDMVLEHTSADKAEQIFANPFYQTVASSFGGTQEYMAMEKLGQLAGRKEWDLIVVDTPPSRNALDFLDAPKRLGNFLNGRMIRVIMAPGRGVTRLVTGAMSLAVRGVSTIVGGQMLKDASNFLQSLDSLFGGFQDRADRTYAMLAKPGTHFLVIAAAEPDALREASFFVDRLSTERMPLAGLVLNRTHPVLSSLPADHAQTAADQLAESDPLTASVLRIHAQRVATAKREQHLLHRFTGAHPRVPITSVTALPFEVSDLDALRAVGDQLTDAHAVDVTA, from the coding sequence ATGACCGCTCCGAATGTGGCCGCGCCACTGGATATTTCGAGGATCATCGAGGATCGCACGGCGCGTGTCGTGGTCTGCTGCGGCGCCGGTGGCGTCGGCAAGACGACCACCGCGGCGGCCATCGCATTGCGCGCGGCCGAGCGGGGTCGCAAGGTCGTGGTGCTCACCATCGATCCGGCGCGCCGGCTGGCTCAGTCACTCGGTGTCGCCGATCTGGACAACGCGCCGCAGCGGGTGGCGCTCGGTCCGGAGGCCAAGGGTGAACTGCACGCGATGATGCTCAATATGCGCCGCACGTTCGACGATATGGTGCTCGAGCACACCAGTGCGGACAAGGCGGAGCAGATTTTCGCCAACCCCTTCTATCAGACCGTCGCCTCGTCCTTCGGCGGCACCCAGGAATACATGGCGATGGAGAAGCTCGGCCAGTTGGCCGGGCGCAAGGAGTGGGACCTCATCGTGGTCGACACTCCCCCGTCGCGCAACGCGCTGGACTTCCTCGACGCGCCCAAGCGTCTCGGAAACTTCTTGAACGGTAGGATGATCCGGGTCATCATGGCCCCCGGCCGCGGCGTCACCCGGCTGGTGACCGGTGCGATGAGCCTGGCGGTGCGCGGTGTGTCGACCATCGTCGGCGGTCAGATGCTCAAGGATGCGTCGAACTTCCTGCAGTCACTGGACTCGCTGTTCGGCGGTTTCCAGGATCGAGCGGACCGGACCTACGCGATGCTCGCCAAGCCGGGCACGCACTTTCTGGTGATCGCGGCCGCCGAACCGGATGCCCTGCGCGAGGCCTCGTTCTTCGTCGACCGCCTCTCGACCGAACGGATGCCGCTGGCCGGACTGGTACTGAATCGGACGCATCCGGTGCTCAGCTCGCTGCCCGCCGATCACGCGCAGACCGCCGCAGATCAGCTGGCCGAATCCGATCCGCTGACCGCCTCGGTGCTGCGCATTCACGCCCAGCGAGTCGCCACCGCGAAGCGTGAACAGCATCTGCTGCACCGGTTCACCGGTGCGCATCCACGGGTGCCGATCACCTCGGTGACCGCGCTGCCCTTCGAGGTCTCCGATCTGGATGCGCTGCGGGCGGTCGGTGATCAACTCACCGATGCGCACGCGGTCGATGTGACCGCCTGA
- a CDS encoding MBL fold metallo-hydrolase — MTLTHPAYGQLRQVTPTAAVLLADNPGQMTLEGTNTWLLRAPGESDYVVVDPGPKDKAHSAAIARATDGNIALTLISHRHHDHTGGIDRLVELTGTPVRARTAEFLRGSEAPLAAGEVIEAAGLRITVLDTPGHTKDSVSFVLDDAVLTGDTILGFGTTVLDSSDGTLADYLASLDKLVEVGAGRALLPAHGPDHPDLEPIARYYIAHRQERLEQVREALRVLGPDAGAMAVVRKVYADVDKRLWPAARSSVQAQLEYLRSATN; from the coding sequence ATGACGCTCACCCATCCCGCCTACGGCCAGCTGCGGCAGGTCACGCCGACCGCGGCGGTCCTGCTCGCGGACAATCCCGGCCAGATGACGCTGGAGGGCACCAACACCTGGTTGCTGCGCGCACCCGGGGAATCGGATTATGTGGTCGTCGATCCGGGACCGAAGGACAAGGCGCACAGCGCGGCGATCGCCCGCGCCACCGACGGCAATATCGCGCTCACCCTGATCAGCCATCGGCATCACGATCACACCGGCGGTATCGACCGCTTGGTCGAGCTGACGGGGACGCCGGTGCGGGCCAGGACCGCCGAATTCCTGCGCGGCTCCGAGGCGCCGCTGGCCGCCGGCGAGGTGATCGAGGCGGCCGGTCTCCGGATCACCGTCCTCGACACCCCGGGCCACACCAAAGATTCGGTGAGCTTCGTCCTCGACGACGCGGTATTGACCGGTGACACCATCCTCGGCTTCGGGACCACCGTGCTGGACTCCAGCGACGGCACCCTCGCCGATTACCTGGCATCGCTGGACAAGCTGGTCGAGGTGGGTGCGGGACGGGCACTGCTGCCCGCGCACGGTCCGGATCATCCCGATCTGGAGCCGATCGCCCGCTACTACATCGCGCACCGGCAAGAACGCCTCGAGCAGGTACGCGAAGCGCTACGCGTACTCGGCCCGGACGCGGGTGCGATGGCGGTGGTGCGCAAGGTCTACGCCGATGTCGACAAGCGGCTGTGGCCGGCCGCGCGCAGTTCGGTGCAGGCGCAATTGGAGTATCTGCGGTCCGCGACCAACTGA
- a CDS encoding penicillin-binding protein gives MPITHTLARLCGSCALAAVLVAGLLFPLAGGFGFVSNRAADAVDNVSAELVEGTAPAVSTMLDANGTPFAWLYEQRRFEVSSDQISNDMKLAIVSIEDRRFALHEGVDWQGTLRAFLTNTTSGEVQQGASTLDQQYVKNFQLLVVAKTDAERRAAIETTPARKLREIRMALTLDRELTKDEILTRYLNLVPFGNSSYGIQDAARTYFGIDAVNLNLSQSAMLAGMVQSSSKLNPYTNPEGVLQRRNTVLDTMIQNIPSRAEEFRKAKSEPLGVLPEPNGLPRGCIAANDRGFFCDYAMQYLANAGISREQLNTGGYKIKTTLDPAVQDSTKRSVSEAANPNLDDIAQVMSVVGPGQDSHPVLAMASSRTYGLNREANETVQPQPYSMVGDGAGSIFKLFTTAAAMEKGMGINAQLDVPGRFEAKGMGNGGARGCPPATYCVQNAGNYKSPMSVTEALATSPNTAFVKLIQAVGVTPTVDMAVRLGMRSYTEAGTSGHGNQSLADMIKEQNLGSFTLGPVAINPLELSNVAATLGSGGRWCPPSPIKEVIDRYDRPVPLTQQACEQVVEPGLANTLANAMSKDDISGTAAGAAQASGWNLPLSAKTGTTESHRSSAFVGFTNSLAAAAYVYGDSPTPGEICSFPLRSCGDGNLFGGNEPARTWFNAIKPVTGNFPPPGLPPLDDKYVRGSNQAQVPDVTNMTQGQATAALVAAGFQVSPVNGAGAPPKGTVMGTAPNGSAIPGSVITIYISDGTQRVPTPAPGPAPAPGIPLPNIPGIPGFPSIPGFPAPR, from the coding sequence GTGCCGATCACACATACGCTCGCGAGGCTGTGCGGCAGCTGCGCGCTGGCCGCCGTGCTAGTCGCCGGGTTGTTGTTCCCTCTCGCAGGCGGTTTCGGGTTCGTCTCCAACCGAGCCGCGGACGCCGTCGACAATGTGTCCGCGGAGTTGGTCGAGGGCACCGCCCCCGCCGTCTCGACCATGCTCGACGCGAATGGAACACCCTTCGCCTGGCTGTACGAGCAGCGCCGCTTCGAGGTATCAAGCGACCAGATTTCCAACGATATGAAGTTGGCGATCGTCTCCATCGAGGACCGGCGCTTCGCCTTACACGAGGGCGTGGACTGGCAGGGCACACTACGCGCGTTCCTCACCAATACGACCAGCGGTGAGGTCCAGCAGGGCGCGTCCACCCTCGATCAGCAGTATGTGAAGAACTTCCAGCTGCTCGTTGTCGCCAAGACCGACGCCGAGCGCCGGGCCGCCATCGAGACCACCCCCGCGCGCAAGCTGCGCGAGATCCGGATGGCGCTCACCCTGGACCGGGAGCTGACCAAGGACGAGATCCTCACCAGGTATCTGAACCTGGTCCCGTTCGGTAACTCCTCCTATGGCATCCAGGACGCGGCGCGGACATATTTCGGTATCGACGCGGTCAACCTGAACCTGTCGCAGTCGGCGATGCTGGCGGGCATGGTGCAGTCCAGCTCGAAGCTGAATCCCTACACCAACCCCGAGGGCGTGCTGCAGCGGCGCAATACCGTGCTGGACACCATGATCCAGAACATTCCGAGCCGGGCCGAGGAGTTCCGCAAGGCCAAGTCCGAACCGCTCGGCGTGCTGCCCGAGCCCAACGGCCTGCCGCGCGGTTGTATCGCCGCCAACGATCGCGGCTTCTTCTGTGATTACGCGATGCAGTACCTGGCCAACGCGGGTATCAGCCGCGAACAGCTCAACACCGGCGGCTACAAGATCAAGACCACCCTCGATCCGGCGGTGCAGGATTCGACGAAGCGTTCGGTCTCCGAGGCCGCGAACCCGAACCTCGACGACATCGCGCAGGTGATGTCGGTGGTCGGGCCGGGCCAGGATTCGCATCCGGTACTCGCCATGGCGAGCAGCCGCACCTACGGCCTCAATCGGGAGGCCAACGAAACCGTGCAGCCGCAGCCGTATTCGATGGTCGGTGACGGCGCCGGCTCGATTTTCAAGCTCTTCACCACCGCCGCCGCCATGGAGAAGGGCATGGGCATCAACGCCCAGCTCGATGTGCCGGGCCGGTTCGAGGCCAAGGGCATGGGTAACGGTGGTGCGCGCGGCTGCCCGCCGGCCACCTACTGCGTGCAGAACGCGGGCAACTACAAGTCGCCGATGTCGGTGACCGAGGCGCTGGCCACCTCGCCGAATACGGCGTTCGTGAAGCTGATCCAGGCCGTCGGCGTCACCCCGACCGTCGATATGGCGGTGCGCCTCGGCATGCGCTCCTACACCGAGGCGGGCACCTCGGGCCACGGTAACCAGAGCCTGGCCGACATGATCAAGGAGCAGAACCTCGGCTCCTTCACCCTCGGCCCGGTCGCGATCAACCCGTTGGAGTTGTCGAATGTGGCCGCCACCTTGGGTTCCGGCGGCCGCTGGTGCCCGCCCTCGCCGATCAAGGAAGTGATCGACCGCTACGACCGGCCGGTGCCGCTGACCCAGCAGGCCTGCGAACAGGTCGTCGAGCCCGGACTGGCGAACACCCTGGCGAACGCGATGAGTAAGGACGACATCAGCGGTACCGCGGCCGGTGCGGCGCAGGCCTCCGGCTGGAACCTGCCGCTGTCGGCCAAGACAGGCACCACCGAGAGCCACCGCTCCTCGGCGTTCGTCGGCTTCACCAACTCGCTGGCGGCCGCGGCCTATGTCTACGGCGACAGCCCGACGCCCGGCGAGATCTGCTCGTTCCCGCTGCGCAGCTGCGGTGACGGCAATCTCTTCGGTGGTAACGAGCCCGCCAGGACCTGGTTCAACGCGATCAAACCGGTGACCGGGAACTTCCCACCGCCCGGGTTGCCGCCGTTGGACGATAAATACGTGCGCGGGTCGAACCAGGCCCAGGTCCCCGACGTCACCAACATGACTCAGGGGCAGGCGACCGCCGCGCTGGTGGCTGCGGGCTTCCAGGTGTCACCGGTGAACGGGGCGGGTGCGCCGCCGAAGGGGACCGTCATGGGGACCGCACCGAACGGATCGGCGATTCCCGGGTCCGTGATCACCATCTATATCAGTGACGGAACCCAACGGGTGCCGACACCGGCGCCCGGACCCGCGCCGGCGCCCGGCATTCCACTTCCGAACATTCCCGGAATCCCCGGATTCCCGAGTATCCCGGGGTTCCCGGCCCCTCGATAG